A DNA window from Camelina sativa cultivar DH55 chromosome 13, Cs, whole genome shotgun sequence contains the following coding sequences:
- the LOC104736028 gene encoding uncharacterized protein LOC104736028, whose protein sequence is MKISLLFLTSFLILSPIFSLQDDPNPQVKKTPSRAHAELTNHGFPIGLLPLSVKDYVLNQTSGDFSLFLHGTCKITLPPDNYIATYSNKVTGRISQGKIAELQGIRVRAFFKWWSISGIRSSGDNLVFEVAGVTAKYPSKNFDNSLDCEGKRSSS, encoded by the coding sequence ATGAAGATATCTCTCTTGTTCCTTACCTCTTTCCTGATTCTGTCACCCATCTTCTCCCTACAGGACGATCCGAATCCCCAGGTGAAGAAGACACCGAGTCGTGCACACGCAGAGCTCACGAATCATGGGTTCCCAATTGGGCTACTCCCTTTATCCGTGAAAGACTACGTCCTAAACCAAACCTCCGGTGACTTCTCCCTCTTCCTCCACGGGACTTGCAAAATCACGCTCCCTCCTGATAACTACATCGCCACTTACTCCAACAAAGTAACGGGTCGGATCTCTCAGGGCAAGATCGCGGAGCTCCAAGGGATTCGGGTCCGGGCGTTTTTCAAGTGGTGGTCTATCTCTGGGATCCGATCTTCTGGGGATAACCTCGTCTTTGAAGTCGCTGGGGTTACTGCTAAATACCCTTCTAAGAACTTTGATAACAGTCTTGATTGTGAAGGCAAACGTTCGTCTTCTTGA